Below is a window of Georgenia soli DNA.
AGGGCCAGACCCAGCAGACGCGCCTTGAGGTCCCACAGCGCCACGTCGACGGCGGAGATCGCGCACCCGACCAACCCCGGCCGTCCGGCGTTGCGCACCGCCCGGGCCATGGCGTCCGCGGCCCCGGGCACGTCCATGGCGTCCCGGCCGGTGACGACCGGGGCGAGCAGCTCCTGGACGACGGCGGAGGTAGCGCCCGGAGCGTAGGTCCAGCCGGTGCCCGCCTGGTCGGCGGCGCGGGCCTGGACGAGCACCATGGTGGTGGAGTCCCAGGCGAACGTGCCGTCCGCCTCCGGCGCGTCGGTCGGCACGGTCAGCGCCCGAGCCGTCACCGCGGTCACGGAGGGTCCGTCGGTCATGGCTTGCGGCCGGGCAGGAAGTCCTGGGCCTTCGTCCTCACGCCCTCCTTGATGATCCCCCAGCGGTCCTCGTCACCCTTGAACAGGGCCCGCGCGGTGCTCGCGGCCTGCTCGTACGTGACGTGCGGGGGGATCGGCGGGACGTCGGGGTCGGTGCGGACGTCCAGCAGCGCGGGGCGGTCGGCGCTCAGGGCCCGCTCCCACGCGGCTCCGACGTCGCCCGGCGTCGTGACGGAGATGCCCTCCAGCCCCAGGCTCCTGGCGAACGCCGCGTAGTCGACGTCGGGAAGCGTCTGCGACTCCACGAACTTGGGCTCCCCGCCCATCGCGCGCAGCTCCCACGTCACCTGGTTGAGGTCGTCGTTGTGCAGGACGGCGACGACGAGGCGCGGGTCGGCCCACTCCTCCCAGTACCGCTTGATCGTGATGAGCTCGGCCATGCCGTTCATCTGCATCGCGCCGTCGCCGGCGAGGACGACGACGGGCCGGTCCGGGTGCGCCACCTTCGCCCCGATCCCGTAGGGCACGCCCGGACCCATGGTCGCGAGGTTGCCCGAAAGCGAGCCGCGCATGCCGTCCCGGAACCGCAGGTGCCGCGCGTACCAGTTCGCGGCCGAGCCCGAGTCCGACGTGACGATGACGTCGTCGGGCAGGCGCGGCGAGAGCTCGGCGAACAGCAGCATGGGGTTGATCGGGTTCGCCTCCACGTGCGCGCGCCGGTCCATGAGGCCCCACCAGTCGGCCACCCCGGCCTCGACCTTCTCCCGCCAGGACCGGTCCTCCTTGCGGTCGAGGAGCGGGATCAGGGCGCGCAGCGTCGCACGGGCGTCACCGACCAGGTTGATCTCGTAGGGGTAGCGCATGCCGATCCGGGAGGGGTCGATGTCGATCTGGACCGCTCGGGCCTGGTCGTAGGGCGGCATGAACTCGCTGTAGGGGAACGTCGACCCCACGGTGAGCAGCGTGTCGCAGTCCTGCATGAGGTCCCAGCTGGGGCGGGTGCCGAGCAGGCCGATGGAGCCGGTGACCCAGGGCAGCTCGTCGGAGAGGACGTCCTTGCCGAGGAGCGCCTTGGCCGCCCCGGCGCCGAGCAGCTCGGCGACCTCCTCCACCTCGGCGCGGGCCCCGCGGGCGCCCGACCCGACGAGCAGGGCGACCCTGCTGCCGGCGTTGAGCAGCTCGGCGGCACGGCGCACGCCGGCGTCGTCGGGAACCGCCGTCGGCCACTCCACCCCGAGGGAGGAGGGGACCATCTTGGAGGTGTGGGTGGGGGCCGTGTACTCGAGGTCCTGCACGTCGGACGGGATGATGACCGCCGTCGGGGAACGACGTCCCAGCGCCGTGCGGACCGCCCGGTCGAGAACGTTGGGGAGCTGCTCGGGGACCACGACGGTCTGCAGGTAGTCGCTGGCGACGTCCTTGAACAGCGCCATGAGGTCGACCTCCTGCTGGTAGGCGCCGCCGAGGCCGCTGCGGGCGGTCTGCCCGACGATCGCGACGACGGGCACCTGGTCGAGCTTGGCGTCGTAGAGGCCGTTGAGCAGGTGGATCGCACCGGGGCCGGAGGTGGCGAGGCAGACCCCGAGCCGGCCGGTGAACTTCGCGTACCCGACGGCCTCGAAGGCCGCCATCTCCTCGTGCCGGGCGTGGATGAAGCGCGGACTGTCGCCGGCGCGGCCGAAGGCGGCCACGATCCCGTTGATGCCGTCCCCGGGGTAGGCGAAGACCGTGTCCACGTCCCAGGCGCGCAGGCGCGCGAGGAGGTGGTCGGCGACGGTTGCGGACATCTTGTCTCCCTGGATCGGTCCTCTTGGGTCGGCCGCGTGCGCCCGGCGCGGGAGGTCACGGCACGACGGCCCCGGAGGTCAGGCGGTCGGCGGTGCGGGCGGCGAGCGCCATGATCGTCAGCGCCGGGTTGGCGCTGCCCTGGGTGGGCAGCACGCTCCCGTCGGTGACGAAGAGGTTGGGCACGGCGAAGGTGCGGCAGTCGCCGTCGACCACGCCGTGCTCGGCGTCGGCGGCCATGCGGGCGCCGCCCACGAGGTGCGCGTACCGGCGGATCGTGGCGGTCTCGTCCGCCCCTGCGCCGGCGAGGATCTCCTCCATCACGGACTGGGCGGCGTCGAGCAGCTTCCTGTCGTTGTCGCACTGGCTGTAGGCGAAGTGTGCGACCGGCATGCCGTTGCCGTCGGTCTCGTCCGCGAGGGTGACGCGGTTCTCCGGCCGCGGCAGGAACTCGCACAGGGCCCCCAGGCAGGCCCAGTGCACGTAGTCGCTCATGTAGGCGCGCAGGGTCTCGCCCCAGTGCCCCTGCGCCGACATGTGCTCGGCCCAGGTGATCGGCAGCGGGGAGACGGTCTGGATCGAGAAGCCCCGGGCGTAGTCCTTGCTCGGGTCCGTCTCGTAGAACTGCTCGGTGC
It encodes the following:
- a CDS encoding thiamine pyrophosphate-requiring protein, with product MSATVADHLLARLRAWDVDTVFAYPGDGINGIVAAFGRAGDSPRFIHARHEEMAAFEAVGYAKFTGRLGVCLATSGPGAIHLLNGLYDAKLDQVPVVAIVGQTARSGLGGAYQQEVDLMALFKDVASDYLQTVVVPEQLPNVLDRAVRTALGRRSPTAVIIPSDVQDLEYTAPTHTSKMVPSSLGVEWPTAVPDDAGVRRAAELLNAGSRVALLVGSGARGARAEVEEVAELLGAGAAKALLGKDVLSDELPWVTGSIGLLGTRPSWDLMQDCDTLLTVGSTFPYSEFMPPYDQARAVQIDIDPSRIGMRYPYEINLVGDARATLRALIPLLDRKEDRSWREKVEAGVADWWGLMDRRAHVEANPINPMLLFAELSPRLPDDVIVTSDSGSAANWYARHLRFRDGMRGSLSGNLATMGPGVPYGIGAKVAHPDRPVVVLAGDGAMQMNGMAELITIKRYWEEWADPRLVVAVLHNDDLNQVTWELRAMGGEPKFVESQTLPDVDYAAFARSLGLEGISVTTPGDVGAAWERALSADRPALLDVRTDPDVPPIPPHVTYEQAASTARALFKGDEDRWGIIKEGVRTKAQDFLPGRKP